One Candidatus Macondimonas diazotrophica genomic window, ACGACACTCTATAGCGCCACGAAAAGCTACGCGCTGATGTTCACGCGTGGGCTTCAGGAGGAACTGGCGAATACCGGCGTGCGGGTTCAGGCCGTACTGCCCGCTGGCACGGCCACCGAATTCTACGATCAAGCCGGCATTCCCCTGTCGGCGTTCGATCCCGCGGTGGTAATGACGACCGAGCAGCTGGTCGATGCGGCGCTTGCCGGTTTCGATCAGGGTGAGGCAGTCACGCTCCCCTCGGTCCACGACACCAGCGTCTGGACCACTTACGAGCAGGCCCGGTCCGCTCTATTCGGCGCCACGCAGGTCGGAACGCCAGCGCCCCGGTACGTGGCGTAAAGCCGCCACCGCAATGGATGCGACGCTCGGACTCGGCGCAGACCGGGCGTCGCCGTGCCGGTGATGCGCACGTCGAAGACTCGCCCATTGGCCTTGTGGACATCGCCACTCACCAGCGCGGATCATGTAAGGCGCTTCGTGTCATGCGGACAACAACGCCAGACCGAAGCCCTCTTCCCGTGCCCAGGTGGTGCGCGACCTTGGCGACTGCTCGATGTGCAGTCGCTCGGCGGCGTGAAGTCTTTAGCGCGTCGCCTGAGATAAGGCGCAGGGAAGCTCAGCAGATTCCATGGGCCGCTCCGCGAGGTCACGAATAGCCTGTTCGATCTCTAGGCATTCAGCGGCATTTACCCGTTGAGACGAAAAAGGCTCGGCTGCTTTGTCTTTGAATGGCGCGTGCCATCGGCAGCGTTGTCGGTCGATCGAAAGAACCTCGGCGCTTCACGGATCAAGCACCGGGCAGGCGGTGGGCTGTGTGGATGCCCCGTTCTCGGTCATGGTGGTACACGTCAGGCCGAACGGTGCTCATGCACCCGAATTGGCGGCACGATCTTATCCTTCAGCTCGCGCGACGCGACGCGCATGTCGCATTCCGTTTGCAGGGTCATCCGGAATCGCGCGTCCATGCCGAAGTGGATGACCAAGCGCAGCGCAGTATCGGCGGTGATGGGACAGCGGCCGTTGACAGGTTCAACGATGCGGCTGGGTGAGACGTCGATGTCTGCCGCGAGTTGGCAGGCGGTGATGCCCCTCAGCTTCATGAATGCTTCCAGCAGGATTTCGTCGAGAAATTCCGCAATTGCCTGCTCCTCGTGGTAGCCAGCTGATGTGCGCCGTCCTCTCCTTTCAGCCGAAACACAGAGACACCACGGGTCGTTGGATCCGGACGCTGTGCCGCCGCTTGGGGTTGCCCGCCAGCGCTTCAACCGAGTTGCCGGGAGGAACCCTAACCCTCAGGCTGGCCAACTCGGTGCCTCTTGCAGCTGCAACAGTACCGGCAATTTCACCCTAAGAAGCGCGCATCTTTTTCTGGCGCGGGAGATGAAGCGATTTGCGTGGCAGCAACTCTGGCAACACCATCATCAATCAATCCGAAGGATACGGGACTGGGAATGCTGCATCAGCGACACATTTACAGCCTGACGGGTCAATCCCACAGTGGCTACGGGTGCTCCCCTGCTCTCTCCTGTTCCCAGAATCGCTGCATCGCTTCAAACGTCTTTCGCTGTGCATCCAAAACCCTTGCTATGTCAGCAGACTCTGGGGCAAGACAGAATCCAGCTACGGCTACCTCGACCCCTCGCGGCACAGCTAGCCAATCTTTTAGCAAAGGTTGCCAGTAGGCTATCCCAATAGCCTAACGGACGAGAGTCAGGCGTTTCAATTTTGCGCAGGGCGTCGTGCATGACCAACCCCGCAGTCCGCTTGACGTCATCCCATCGCACCGGGATGCTCCAGCCAGCATCACGGATACCACCTGGACTCCGCATATCGGGACGAACAACAGCTACCGACACCCTATCGACCGTACCGAACCCGAAGATCCTGTGATCAACACGATCGCCTTCCTCCAAATGGGCACTCTTGGTTGCTGATCACAACGGTTTTCCTTCTTCAAATTCGGTCGTAGAGGTGGCGCCCTCCCCCGTAACGGCCACTACACACGTACCGGAAGGGTGACCTTCGGCTGAATGGGCACAAGCGTCTTCGCGTAAGCGCGCAAGATGTCGTTGTAAAGGTCTGCGTGCTTGGGTGCCTCAACGGTAATGATCAAGGCGTAGCGGATCTTCTCGGCGCTCGTCGTCGGCCCACCAGCTTCGCGTGCGTTGTAGTGGATGTCGAACACAGGGTTGTCGAGACTACTGCCCCGCATGGACTTATTGCCGTGCAGAACCGTCTCCCACTTGCCCATGTCGGAACGGCGCTCCTTCTCTGTGGCGTACTTCTTCATGTCGAAAAACCCCTTCGTTTCGGCGTTGGCTTTACCTTTCTTCATCTTCTTGTCGCTGGGTCGAAACACGATCTCCAAGCCTGCCCTCGTATATGCAACAGCATCCTGCGGGTCTGTCGGCGAGGCATAGCAGAAAGTCGCCTTCAAGCGGA contains:
- a CDS encoding HigA family addiction module antitoxin yields the protein MKRWRATPSGGTASGSNDPWCLCVSAERRGRRTSAGYHEEQAIAEFLDEILLEAFMKLRGITACQLAADIDVSPSRIVEPVNGRCPITADTALRLVIHFGMDARFRMTLQTECDMRVASRELKDKIVPPIRVHEHRSA